The DNA sequence GCAAAGTACAGATGGCGACTACGTCTATGTAGGGGCACAGGGTAGTACCTCCAATGGTGATGTGCATCCTTACATCGCTAAAATAACAGAGGCTGGAAATGTCCTTTGGAAAACGGTGGGGCCTACTTTGCCCGAGAACAATATTTATGATTACTCGGTATTAGAAACGGCAGATGGTGGCTTCTTTTCGATAGCATCTTCCAACTGGTTTACCGTCAATAATCCGATCATAACGAATGCCAGAAAGGTAGATGTAAATGGAAATGTTCTGTGGATGGGCACCTTGGACACGGATGTTCAAGTAAAGCATGCCGTTAATGCCGCAGATGGCAACATCGTTTTGCTGGGGCGGAATATGGACTATGACTATGTTTTGCTTAAGATCGACGATATGGGGAATACGATTTGGCAACAAGTACTTCCAGCGGCTGATTACCCCTTTGGTTATACGACTTCCTTGATACTGACGAGTGATAATGGTTTTGCCTTTTTGGGCAATACCCAGGTCGCAGAAGAAGATATTTACCTCGTAAAAACCGATGAAAATGGCAACGTCCAGTGGCAGCAATCCTACGGTGGCGCATTTGGTGACAATGGCCTGGACCTCAAGCAGACGCCCGACGGCGGCTATATCATTGCGGGTGGCGCCAACCGCATGGGCGAAGACCAAAGTTTGTACATCATCAAAACCGATGAGCTGGGGAGTTCCCTGGCCAACTTTATCTACGGGCAGGTAAAATATGATCTCGACGAAGACTGTATCGCTACTTCCGCTGAGCAAGGCTTGGAAAACTGGATCGTTGCCGCAGCGGGGAGCACTGGCACTTTCTACGCGGCAGCGGATGCGGAAGGCCAATACCGAATAGAAGTTACGCCCGACGATTACGAAGTGTCGCTCACGGTGGCTAATGATTACTGGACGAGCTGCGCCAACGATGTAATGGTAACGGTGGTAGATAGTAGCGAGGTAGACTTTGCGGTACAGAGCATTGAGCAGTGCCCACTGATGGAAGTACAGGTCAATAACTACGGTTTTCGCTTGTGCGAGCAGTCGACAATCAATGTCTTTTGTGCTAATCAAGGGACGGAACTGGCCGAAGATGTCTACGTCGAGGTTACGCTGGCGGATAGTTTGACCTTACTGAGTGCCACCGTGCCTTATACCCTCATTGGCGGGAATACCTATTCTTTTGAGGTCGGTGATATGGACTTTTTGACCTCGACAACCTTCTCCATTGCGGTGCAGGTAGGTTGTTCGATTGAATTACTGGGGCAATCCCTCTGTGTAGAAGCGCTCATTTTTCCTGATACAAGCTGCTTGCCGGTCAATCCGTTGTGGTCAGGTGCCAGCATCGAGTTGTCAGCTGCTTGCAATGGCAATGAGGTAGAGCTGAAGATAGAAAATGTTGGCGAAGCAGCCATGCTGGAAGCGCTGCAATACACGGTAATCGAAGACCATGTAATCATGTTGCAGGGACAACCCTACGGGCCATTGGAACCAGGAGAGTCGGTTGTAATTCCTCGGGTTGCCGACGGGAGCTTCTACCGAATAGAGAGCCCACAAGTCGCTAACCATCCCGGAATGTCGATGCCCAGTGCCTTCATTGAAGCTTGCGGAACGGGAGAGAATGGAGAAGTAAGCCTGGGCTATGTGAACCAATACCCCGTTGATGATGAAGATTATTTTGTGGCCCTGACTTGCACAGAAGTCCTGGCAGCCTATGATCCCAACATCAAGCAGGCTTACCCCATCGGCTATGATATCGATCATTTTGTGAAACCGAATACCGATATTGATTACGTGATCAAGTTCCAGAATACTGGAACGGCGCAAGCCAACCAGGTCATCATTGTAGACCGCCTTTCGGAGCATCTTGACCCTGCGACGATCAAGCCCGGCAATAGCAGTCACCCTTACGACTTTGAGCTACTCGGCGAAGGGATTGCTCGCTTCACGTTCAACAATATCGCCTTGCCCGACAGTACTACCAATGAGCCCGCCTCTCACGGTTACGTAAGGTTCTCGATTGAGCAACAGAAAGATTTGCCGATGGATACGCGGATCGAAAATTCAGCGGCCATCTATTTTGATTTCAACCCGGCGATCATTACCAACACCACTTTCCATACCATCGGTGAAGGTTTCATCATGGTAGAAGTGGGAGAGGTGTTGTCGCCTTTAGCAGCCGTCAAAGCCTACCCGAATCCGTTCACGACCATGACAACCCTTGAGGTAGTAGGCGAAGATCTTGGGCTACTGCAGCTCGTCCTCTTCGATGCCACGGGTAAGCTGGTACGTAAAGAGCAGTTTACGGGTAGCAAGCACCAGCTAGATCGTAAAAACCTGCTGGGGGGTATTTACTTCTATCAGATTAGCAACAATAAAGGGGTGCTAAACACTGGAAAATTAATAGTTCATTGATCAATGAACCTGGGTTCGCTTTAACAAAATCATTTGTTAATAATTGTGCGTTTGGGATACTGTACCTGCTACAGTATCCTAAACGCTTTTCTTTGGCACAGTTTTGGTTTTACAAGAGGTAAACACTATAAATTATTCAAAGAACCTCTTATGAAATCAATTTTGATGTACGCAGCACTGTTGTTACTTGCTCTTGGAAGCCTATCTGCGGTACCTTCTCCCTCTGCCAACTACTTCGTGATTGAAGGCATGCAAGTAGAATGGGCCTACGAAGGTGATTTACTGACGTTCAAGTTGCACTCTCCTTACCAGGGTTGGGTCGGACTGGGCTTCAATACCAGTAATGATGTCGTGAATTCCAATCTGGTAATGGGGGCTGTAGCCGAAACGGGCACTGAGATGGAGGAGTTTTTCGTGGTAGGTTTTGGCAACCCTCAGCCCGTGAAAAGCCTGGGAGGACAAGTGGCTGTGAAGAACTATCAGGGTGCAGAAGATGCCAAGGGAACTTCTTTTCAGTTTTCCATTGATACCAGCATTCAGGACGACTTTCATTACGACCTCACTGAAGGGCAAAAAGTGTGGCTCATCTGCTCCTACAGTATGGAAGACGATTTTGGCCATCATTCTATCATGCGGCGGCATTTAGAGATCAGTCTTTAATTTGGTTGGAATTGTGTAAAGGTGTAACGGCTTGGTTAGGGCTTTTGTGGTTAAAAATAAACTGTTTACGGCCAATATTGTTAGGTTGAAAAACTTGCAATATGGGCCTTTACGCGAAATCGGTGTGGATATTTACCCTTGCATTTTTAGCCTTTGCCCTGGTGTTTTTGTTTCCGTCTCCAGTCTTGATCGGAGTGATGCTCATCTTCGTTTCTTGCCTCGCCATTGTACAAACCTGGGTGATATTACGAGATGATACTACCGAGTGAGATATAACGCTATGTGACTATGTGATAAAAAACTATCTGCCTATGATGTGGTAAGAAATCACCTACCCCAAAATGCGCCTTCTTTCCTGTGTAGTTTAGCGTTTTAGTGGCTATCCATTACCATCTCACTCATAATCTTGGCAGAGAGCAGACACAGCGGAATCCCCCCACCAGGATGCACGCTACCGCCCACAAAAAACAGGTTGCTGATCCGGTGACTAAAGTTGGGGTGCCGCATAAACGCCGCCATTTTGCTGTTGGAGCTGGTACCGTAAAGTGAGCCGAGGTGGGAACCAGTTTTGGTTTGGATAACCGGCGGCGTCATGATCCATTCTTCCTCGATGAGGGGTTCGATATCTTCCCCGAGGATGTTGTTGATTTTAGCGATGGTGCGTTGTCTGGTTTGCTGTTGGAGCAGCTCCCAATCCTGGCCCGCATCACAGGGCGCGTTGATCATGACAAACCAGTTCTCGCAGCCCTCGGGGGCATCGCCGGGAACGAGGTGGCTGGTTTTGTTGATATAAACCGTAGGGTCTTCGTACATCTCTCCTCTTTCCATGGCCGCAAATTCGGCGGGATAATCTTCACTAAAGAGGATGTTGTGGCAGTTGAGCTCTGGAAAGGTCTTTTTGATACCCCAGTAAAAAATGAGGGCGGAAGTCGATTTTTGTTGCGCCAGGATACGCTCTGGTTGCCGTTGCTGCGGGAGCAATTCGCGATAAGTAAAGAACACGTCCATGTTGCTGACTACCTGGTCAAAAGGCTGCTCTTTGTCGCCGCTACGTACGCCAGTAGCTGCACCATTGTCTACCAGTATTTCGTCCACTTTCGTGTTAAAATGAAACTTCACCCCCTGGCGGCGCGCCAATTCGTAGACGGACTGACTGATGCTGTACATCCCCCCCTCCGGCAAAAACGCCCCAAAATGATGTTCAAAATGAGGGATGATCGTCAACAAACCGGGTGCTTTGTAGGGATTAGAGCCGTTGTAGGTCGCAAAACGGTTGAAGAGCTGCACCAGTTTAGGGTGCTGTAATTCCCGCCGGTGTACCGCATCCATCGACCGGAACAAGTCCAGTTGAGGAATTTTGAGCATGGCTTTCAGCACCTCCAAATTAGTCCAGGTACTCAGTTTGTGCAGACTCTTTTCCAAGAAGGTGCGGCCTGAGATTTGGTACTTACGTTCTGCATCGGAAAGCATTTGCAGCACACGACTCGCTGGGATATCCAGTACATTTTCTACCTCTTCTGCGAACTCTTCCTTGGCGGCGTGCGCGTGAATGCGGGTGCCATCTTCCCAGAAATAATGGCAGACGACGGGCAGTCGCTCGTAGGAAAAATAATCCTTGGGGTTTTCGCCCGCCAGTTCAAAAAGCTCGTCGACATACTGCGGCATGGTAAACAAAGAAGGCCCCAAATCAAAACGATAATCGCCCAAGGAAAATTCAGAAAGCTTTCCTCCGGGCCCCTCCGCCGCCTCAAAAACTTCTACTTGGTGTCCCTGAACAGCCAACCTTACGGCGGCGGCGAGTCCGGCGATCCCGGCTCCAATGATAGCAGTACGCAAAAGCTATTTGTTTTGATGAATGATGTATAGCTTAACAAAAGTAAGGGGGAGAGGTTTAGGGAGCACCTCATCAAGGTAAAATATTAATCGTCAGAATTTCATAACTCTCCTCGGTACGAATCATGACTTGTATCAACCCCGGAAGGGGAGTGGCAATGGTGTGGGTGAAGGTTTGCTCTCCCGCAGAAAGCTCCCCAGCAAACACCTGTGCCAGACGGCGACCCTCGATGCTGTACAGGGTAATGTCTACCTTTTGGGCTTTGGGGAGCTGAAAACGGATCTGTAGTTCTTGCTGCGTTGGATTGGGGAAAACGAGTGCTTTAAGTGGTTGCTTTGGCGGTGTATTCAGACTGGTATTCGTAACCTCTTCCGAGGTCATTTTGTAAATACGTTGCCCAATGGCATAACCTACCGTGCCTCCTGAAGCACTGGGGAGCAGCCGGATTTTATTGACAAACCCGCCAATGTTACGGGCAGCCCAGGATGCTCCGCCGTCCTGTGTTTCGTAGCCGCCGTTGTCGGTGCCTATCCAGCCGGTGTTGTCATCAATGAAGCCAATGCCAAATTCTTTTTGACTGTTATTCGTGAAGGGCATTTCTTCCCAGTTTATGCCGCCGTCCAGGGTTTTGGCAATATAGCGGTCAGCGTAATTTGGGGCATAATTGAGTAAGGTGACGTAAGCCGTCGACGCTGAAGGAAAGGCCGCCTT is a window from the Lewinella sp. LCG006 genome containing:
- a CDS encoding DOMON domain-containing protein; translated protein: MKSILMYAALLLLALGSLSAVPSPSANYFVIEGMQVEWAYEGDLLTFKLHSPYQGWVGLGFNTSNDVVNSNLVMGAVAETGTEMEEFFVVGFGNPQPVKSLGGQVAVKNYQGAEDAKGTSFQFSIDTSIQDDFHYDLTEGQKVWLICSYSMEDDFGHHSIMRRHLEISL
- a CDS encoding T9SS type A sorting domain-containing protein translates to MKNKLNKYVLLLLPFLFLGTFLKGQGWERIYFPPGGGADYSYSAANQVFLEDDGSYLFAASVQNEPKFLFTDSDGIITNLVDVPFGGGGIIRSTDGNFVYGARLGGSPPPEEDVLIRKFDATGAILWTYRPPGYLFGNETVTDLLQSTDGDYVYVGAQGSTSNGDVHPYIAKITEAGNVLWKTVGPTLPENNIYDYSVLETADGGFFSIASSNWFTVNNPIITNARKVDVNGNVLWMGTLDTDVQVKHAVNAADGNIVLLGRNMDYDYVLLKIDDMGNTIWQQVLPAADYPFGYTTSLILTSDNGFAFLGNTQVAEEDIYLVKTDENGNVQWQQSYGGAFGDNGLDLKQTPDGGYIIAGGANRMGEDQSLYIIKTDELGSSLANFIYGQVKYDLDEDCIATSAEQGLENWIVAAAGSTGTFYAAADAEGQYRIEVTPDDYEVSLTVANDYWTSCANDVMVTVVDSSEVDFAVQSIEQCPLMEVQVNNYGFRLCEQSTINVFCANQGTELAEDVYVEVTLADSLTLLSATVPYTLIGGNTYSFEVGDMDFLTSTTFSIAVQVGCSIELLGQSLCVEALIFPDTSCLPVNPLWSGASIELSAACNGNEVELKIENVGEAAMLEALQYTVIEDHVIMLQGQPYGPLEPGESVVIPRVADGSFYRIESPQVANHPGMSMPSAFIEACGTGENGEVSLGYVNQYPVDDEDYFVALTCTEVLAAYDPNIKQAYPIGYDIDHFVKPNTDIDYVIKFQNTGTAQANQVIIVDRLSEHLDPATIKPGNSSHPYDFELLGEGIARFTFNNIALPDSTTNEPASHGYVRFSIEQQKDLPMDTRIENSAAIYFDFNPAIITNTTFHTIGEGFIMVEVGEVLSPLAAVKAYPNPFTTMTTLEVVGEDLGLLQLVLFDATGKLVRKEQFTGSKHQLDRKNLLGGIYFYQISNNKGVLNTGKLIVH
- the crtD gene encoding 1-hydroxycarotenoid 3,4-desaturase CrtD; translation: MRTAIIGAGIAGLAAAVRLAVQGHQVEVFEAAEGPGGKLSEFSLGDYRFDLGPSLFTMPQYVDELFELAGENPKDYFSYERLPVVCHYFWEDGTRIHAHAAKEEFAEEVENVLDIPASRVLQMLSDAERKYQISGRTFLEKSLHKLSTWTNLEVLKAMLKIPQLDLFRSMDAVHRRELQHPKLVQLFNRFATYNGSNPYKAPGLLTIIPHFEHHFGAFLPEGGMYSISQSVYELARRQGVKFHFNTKVDEILVDNGAATGVRSGDKEQPFDQVVSNMDVFFTYRELLPQQRQPERILAQQKSTSALIFYWGIKKTFPELNCHNILFSEDYPAEFAAMERGEMYEDPTVYINKTSHLVPGDAPEGCENWFVMINAPCDAGQDWELLQQQTRQRTIAKINNILGEDIEPLIEEEWIMTPPVIQTKTGSHLGSLYGTSSNSKMAAFMRHPNFSHRISNLFFVGGSVHPGGGIPLCLLSAKIMSEMVMDSH